Below is a window of Chloroflexota bacterium DNA.
TCACATGGCGTTTCACTTTCCGCTCATGCCGCGCCTCTTCATGGCGCTCCGCCGGGAGGACCGGACTCCCATCACCGAAATCCTTGCGCAGACGCCCGATATTCCGGAATCGACCCAGTGGGGGCTCTTTTTGCGCAACCACGACGAATTGACCCTCGAGATGGTCACCGACGCCGATCGCGACTACATGTATCTCGAATACGCCCGCGACCCGGTCATGCGGCTGAACCTGGGGATTCGGCGCCGTCTGGCGCCCCTGATGGATAACGGTCGCCGGCAGATCGAGCTGCTGAACAGCTTGCTCTTCTCCATGCCCGGGTCGCCCGTCATCTACTACGGCGACGAGATTGGCATGGGCGACAATGTTTACCTCGGCGACCGCCGAGGCGTTCGGACCCCGATGCAATGGTCGAGTGACCGAAATGCGGGGTTCTCTCGCGCGGACCCGGCCCAGCTGTTTAGCCCGGTGAGCTTTGATCCCGTCTACCACTACGAGGCGGTCAACGTCGAAGCGCAGATGCGCACGCCGACCTCGCTCCTGAACTGGATGCGACGGCTCATCGCGGTCCGAAAGAAGTACCCGGTCTTCGGGCGGGGAACCTACGAGGCGCTGCACCCGTCTAACATGAAAGTCCTGGCCTACGTGCGCAGTGACGAGACCCACACGATTCTCTGCGTGGTGAATCTGTCCCGGTACGTCCAGCCCGTAAGCCTCGATCTGCGCGACTTTCTCGGCAGGACGCCCGTCGAGCTGATCGGCGAGATCCCGTTTCCGCCGATCAGCGAGGCGCCGTATTTCTTGAGCCTCGGTCCCCACACATTCTTCTGGTTTCGCCTGGATCCGGCGCCTGGCTCCTCCTGAGGTGCCGCCTATTCCGACGTTTGGTTCACGACGACCGCGAGTGGTACCCCGGAGGTCGATTGGATCACCGCGGAGCCCCGGAACTCTTTGGGCAAGTCCGCCAGAGCCGGCGTGTAGAAGGTCCGGGTCCGACCCGCGTCCACGACGTCCTGCAGCTCGGACATTAGCGCGCCGCTTTCATCGTAGAAATCGGCGGTAACCGGAGCGGGACTTTGGGTTGGATTCTGGACCTGGATTCCCGTGTTCCAGCCGTTGATTGACTTCGTGACGAGGGGGGCCGCGACCAGCGTGGATTGGGGTTGGCCCAGCACGTACCCCATGGCCGCGGTCGCCGCCGATCGCACCTCGCTCGCAATGCCCACAAGCCGGGCCCCCGGACCCCCGACAATGCGCGCCGAGCCGACAAAGCCGTCGGGAAGCTGTGGCTCCGATGGCTGGTAAACGCTGGTCGCCCCGCTTCCCGGGACAGTGACCGCGTCCGTGATCGGGGGGCCGGCCGACTGCTGATAGAGGATCGTGGCGATCGTCGGCGAGGGATTGAGATTGAAGAGCTGGATTCCCGAGTCCCACCCGTTGTAGCGCTTGTACACCACCGGGGCGTACAGCGTGTCCGCTGCCCCGCTCTCCAGCGCGTACGCAAGCCCCGCGCCATTCCCATTGGTCGCGTTGACGACGGCCGCGAGGGGCTGCCCACTCATCGACTGCACGACGGCGGCGCCAACGAGACCGGAGGGAAGCGACGCGTTCGCCGGCTGATAGAAGGCGCGAGCCCCAGACGCGGGGATGGACGCCGATTCGTCCCAGGCGCCACCGCCCGTGGAGACGTACGTGACGCGAACCGCGGCTGCAGAATTCCCCAGGTTTTGGACCTGGATCCCGGAGTCCCACCCACCGCGGCCTTTGAAGATCATCGGCGCGTACAGGGTTGGCGCGGGCGTCGTGGCTGCGGCGTACACCAACCGGCCCCCACCCGATCGCTCTTCAGACACGACGGTCGCGACGGGCCCCGACGCGTTCACAATGGCGCTCCCCGCGAATCCGGGAGCGAGGCCCACATCGGCCGTCGAGGTCGTGGCTGACCCCCAGCCGGGGAGCGCGAATGGCACGCGTGCCGACAGCGCACCGGCCGACGAATACACCTCGACCGATCCGGAGACGGCGACCGACGACGAATTCTGGATGGTCCAGGAGGTCGTCCAATTGTCCGGATCGCACATGACGAGGGGGAGAAACGCCGTCAAGGCGGTGGAAGGCGGCGTGTAGCCGACGGCGCGGGTCGACGGCGTCGCGGCCGCGCTCCCGGTCGTACCAGGGATGAGCTTCGGGGTCACAACCGGCGTCGAGCGACGGGGAGGGGATGGCGCATTGAGCCAGAGGAACGTCACGTCCACCCAATCGTTGCGGGTCATGCCTAGATCGTCCCAATAGCTCCCGTCGGCAAGGTCGATGGAGTTCGGGAGTACGACGAATCGCCCGGAGCCATCGCGCCCGCCGTTGTAGCCGGCAAAGAAGGCGGCCTCGGCCTCGGAGGTCCACCTGGGAAGATCCGCGAACCGCTCGCGCGGCTCATTCCAGTAGTCGTCGTTTTGGTTCCACGGACCAACGTCCCAAACCGGGGCAATGACCGACCTGCCGCGGTATGTGATCTGCACCGAATAATCGGCCGATCCCAATGCGCTGAGCGCGCGCTTCGACGGAAGCGCAACGAACCGGTCGCGGTCCGTGATGACGTGGCCATTCGCCGTGGTGTGTCCAACCATGCCGATCCGCGTGGCCCACACCGTAGCGGTGGGCGGCGCTGGCGGCGCGACTTGCGCGGACCGGACGAGCCTCGACCCGAGCACGACGCGCACGGACCGAACCCGCGGCGCGTCGCCACCCGGCGCCGCGCGCAGCTCAACGCGCGCCTGAACCGTTGAGCAGCAGTCATCAAGCTCGTCCACCGCGTCGGACTCGCGCCACTCGGACCAGCCGCGGCCCGTGCGCCCCCGTACCCAGACAGTCAGGCTTGCGTCGGCTGGCGTCTCCGCGTCCACCTCCACCCGTTCGATCGAGCGAGGGGCATCGAGAGGGACGATCTTCGAATCCGCGATGCCAGCGGCGCGGACCGGCGCTTGGTCGTCCGGAGCCCCGATACCGGCGATGGTAAGGTCCTCGCCATCGACGACCACGACGCCGTCACGCTCGGAGCCGAGAAGATCGTGGGCGCCCAGCTCGATCGCCGCCGGCGGCTCCGCGTGGCGCAGCGCATCCGCCGGGAGGGGATGCGCGCTCAGCGTAGCGGACACCAGGGCGATCAGCGCGATCATCCGCGCCGGTGCGGATGCATGCCGCGCCGAATGCGCGGGAATAGCCCCCGGCACGCGGGTCGTTCCAGAGTGCACGAGGCGATATTGTACGCGGGCGGCTCATCGGGCCCGACCGATGGCGAGCGGGCGCGAGATCCCCTGTGAGAGAATCGTGACGACGCGTCGCGTCAGAACGGCGGCCACGGGACGTTGCGGTACCCACTGAGGGTTGGGTAGCAGCCGGCCTCGACGATGGCATCAATGCGCCGGTAGAGCAGCGCCGTCTCATCCGGATCGATCACCGGCGCCAGGGCGGCTGTCAATCCATCGACGCGCGCCGAATCCTCACGAAACTCCCTCAGCTCGCCGAGCACCGCCGCCGGAACCGGCTCGCCGCAGAAATGCAAGAGCACCGTGCGAACCTTCGGTGGAACGTTGAAGCATAAACCATGATCGATGGCCCACAGGCGACCGCCCGGGTCGCGCAGCAAATGGCCGGCCTTGCGGTCAGCATTGTTGGCGATGATGTCGAATGCGGCGACGCGGGCGAGATCGAGATCGTCCGTGCGCTGAAGTTCCCTGATCGAGCCCGGAGGCTGGGACTCAATGAAGAGCTGAACGGTGCCCACGCCATGGGGGCCGTCGCGGATGACGGTTGGTGGGACGAACGGCCAGCCGATAGCTCGGCTCACCAGGAACGCGGCGTACTCGCGTCGATACAGGGTCCCGTCTGGGAAATCCCACAGCGGCCGCTCTCCGCGCCGCGGCTTGTACACGCCGAGTCCGCTCAACCCCTCGAAGGAGAGGCCGACGCAAAACGTGTAGTTCGAGCCCCAGGGGATATGCTCGCAGCTCGTGATCTCACCGTGTCTCAGGAGCACATGCACGTCCCGTTCAACATACGGACGCCATGGCGTCGCCTGCCGATCTGTCACTCGAGGGTCCTCATGGCATCGCCCACCAGGTCCCTCGGCAGGTGA
It encodes the following:
- a CDS encoding alpha-glucosidase C-terminal domain-containing protein — encoded protein: HMAFHFPLMPRLFMALRREDRTPITEILAQTPDIPESTQWGLFLRNHDELTLEMVTDADRDYMYLEYARDPVMRLNLGIRRRLAPLMDNGRRQIELLNSLLFSMPGSPVIYYGDEIGMGDNVYLGDRRGVRTPMQWSSDRNAGFSRADPAQLFSPVSFDPVYHYEAVNVEAQMRTPTSLLNWMRRLIAVRKKYPVFGRGTYEALHPSNMKVLAYVRSDETHTILCVVNLSRYVQPVSLDLRDFLGRTPVELIGEIPFPPISEAPYFLSLGPHTFFWFRLDPAPGSS
- a CDS encoding SCO1664 family protein → MLLRHGEITSCEHIPWGSNYTFCVGLSFEGLSGLGVYKPRRGERPLWDFPDGTLYRREYAAFLVSRAIGWPFVPPTVIRDGPHGVGTVQLFIESQPPGSIRELQRTDDLDLARVAAFDIIANNADRKAGHLLRDPGGRLWAIDHGLCFNVPPKVRTVLLHFCGEPVPAAVLGELREFREDSARVDGLTAALAPVIDPDETALLYRRIDAIVEAGCYPTLSGYRNVPWPPF